The following coding sequences are from one Lolium rigidum isolate FL_2022 chromosome 6, APGP_CSIRO_Lrig_0.1, whole genome shotgun sequence window:
- the LOC124667249 gene encoding protein FIZZY-RELATED 3-like: MAGSLRLDASPVSSRSASRLLDLPKTPSPSKVTYSDRFIPCRSSSRLHNFALLDRPSPNSKNSPAAPDTPYTRLLRAELFPDSSPNPTSPNTNLFRYKTDHSAPSSPFANADKHDGGAVGSGASTPKKAPRKVPKTPHKVLDAPSLQDDFYLNLVDWSSQNMLAVGLGTCVYLWSASSSKVTKLCDLGPRDSVCAVHWTREGSYLAIGTSLGDVQIWDSSRCKRIRNMGGHQTRAGVLAWNSTILSSGGRDKNILQHDIRVPSDYISKFSGHRSEVCGLKWSHDDRELASGGNDNQLLVWNQRSQQPVLRLTKHTAAVKAIAWSPHQHSLVASGGGTADRCIRFWNTANGNMLNSIDTGSQVCNLAWCKNVNELVSTHGYSQNQIMVWKYPSMSKVATLTGHTLRVLYLATSPDGQTIVTGAGDETLRFWNIFPSMKTQAPARDAGLFSFSRSHIR; the protein is encoded by the exons atggcgggaTCCCTCCGCCTGGACGCGTCGCCGGTCTCCTCCCGCTCCGCGTCGCGGCTGCTGGACCTCCCCAAGACGCCGTCGCCGTCCAAGGTCACCTACAGCGACCGCTTCATCCCCTGCCGCTCCTCCTCCCGCCTCCACAACTTCGCGCTGCTCGACCGCCCCTCCCCCAACTCCAAGAACTCCCCCGCCGCGCCCGACACCCCCTACACCCGCCTCCTCCGCGCCGAGCTCTTCCCGGACTCCTCCCCCAACCCCACCTCCCCCAACACCAACCTCTTCCGCTACAAGACCGACCACTCCGCGCCCTCCTCCCCCTTCGCCAacgccgacaagcacgacggcggcgCCGTCGGATCCGGGGCCTCCACCCCCAAGAAGGCGCCCAGGAAGGTCCCCAAGACGCCACACAAG GTGCTGGACGCGCCGTCTCTGCAGGACGACTTCTACCTCAACCTCGTCGACTGGTCGTCGCAGAACATGCTCGCCGTAGGCCTCGGCACATGCGTCTACCTCTGGTCGGCCTCTAGCAGTAAG GTGACCAAGCTATGCGATCTGGGGCCGAGGGACAGCGTCTGCGCCGTGCACTGGACGCGCGAGGGATCCTACCTCGCCATTGGCACAAGCCTTGGAGATGTCCAG ATATGGGATAGCTCTCGCTGTAAACGAATAAGGAATATGGGAGGCCACCAAACACGGGCTGGGGTACTAGCGTGGAACTCTACCATCTTGTCGTCTGGTGGCAGGGACAAGAACATACTGCAGCACGACATCCGTGTCCCCAGCGACTACATCAGCAAATTTTCTGGCCACAGATCAGAG GTCTGTGGCCTGAAATGGTCGCATGACGACCGTGAGCTTGCATCTGGTGGAAACGACAACCAGCTTCTAGTATGGAACCAGCGGTCGCAGCAGCCGGTGTTGCGACTGACAAAACATACCGCTGCGGTTAAAGCAATAGCCTGGTCACCGCACCAGCACAGCCTCGTGGCCTCAGGAGGTGGCACGGCTGATAGATGTATCAGGTTCTGGAACACGGCGAATGGAAACATGCTGAACTCTATCGACACAGGCAGCCAG GTTTGCAATCTTGCCTGGTGTAAGAATGTGAATGAGCTTGTGAGCACCCATGGGTATTCCCAGAACCAAATAATGGTTTGGAAGTACCCATCTATGTCAAAG GTGGCTACTCTAACTGGACATACGCTGCGTGTGCTTTACCTTGCAACGTCACCTGACGGGCAG ACAATAGTAACAGGAGCAGGTGACGAAACCCTCAGGTTCTGGAACATCTTCCCTTCAATGAAGACACAG GCTCCTGCTCGCGATGCCGGGCTCTTTTCATTTTCGAGAAGCCACATCCGATGA